The proteins below are encoded in one region of Fibrobacter sp.:
- a CDS encoding V-type ATP synthase subunit D codes for MAKVKLTKNALKAERDALKRFQRYLPTLLLKKQQLQMEMRTLQERVMAKREEEDKLRKSMASWISLFAEPIEWSKYLSVKEVRQGEGNIAGVKIPTYDGVDFNIAIPDFFTTPVWLDDGIRSLQGLISLRLERRVLEKQYELLSKELRTTSQRVNLFEKVKIPEAKENIRVINIFLGDQQTSGVARSKLAKGKATARTAAQDALAKEAAA; via the coding sequence ATGGCGAAGGTCAAGTTAACTAAAAACGCCCTCAAGGCGGAACGCGACGCATTGAAGCGCTTCCAGCGCTATCTGCCGACGTTGCTGTTGAAAAAGCAGCAGCTGCAGATGGAAATGCGCACGCTCCAGGAGAGGGTGATGGCAAAGCGAGAAGAGGAGGACAAGCTCCGCAAGAGCATGGCTTCTTGGATTTCGCTGTTTGCCGAACCCATCGAATGGTCAAAGTACCTGTCGGTGAAGGAAGTGCGCCAGGGCGAAGGTAACATCGCCGGCGTGAAGATTCCGACATATGACGGGGTAGACTTTAATATCGCCATTCCGGATTTCTTCACCACGCCCGTGTGGCTAGACGACGGTATCAGAAGCCTTCAGGGCCTGATTTCGCTGCGTCTGGAACGCCGCGTGCTCGAAAAGCAATACGAGCTCCTCTCGAAGGAACTGCGTACCACGAGCCAGCGCGTGAACCTGTTCGAAAAGGTGAAGATTCCCGAAGCGAAGGAAAATATCCGCGTCATCAACATCTTCCTGGGCGACCAGCAGACGTCCGGCGTTGCCCGCAGCAAGCTTGCGAAGGGTAAGGCCACCGCCCGTACCGCTGCCCAGGATGCACTCGCGAAGGAGGCCGCCGCATGA
- a CDS encoding V-type ATP synthase subunit B, with protein MHNVAYHRIERIAGSVITLRAEGVANQELAQVTSSFGTSLARVIRIDGDMVDLQVFAGARGISTDSEVRFLGEPMKVPYSEALLGRVFNGAGKPRDNGPEVDGERITIGGPSVNPAKRIIPKTMVRTGIPMIDVFNTLVVSQKLPIFSIAGEPYNELLARIALQAEVDVIILGGMGLKHDDYLYLKDFLEKNGALSRTVMFMHTASDPIVECLLVPDASLAVAEKFATEGKNVLVLLTDMTNFADAMKEIAITMEQIPSNRGYPGDLYSQLASRYEKAVDFTDAGSITILAVTTMPGDDVTHPVPDNTGYITEGQFYLRKGRIEPFGSLSRLKQQVNGKTRSDHRTIMNTMIQLYASYKETLEKQSMGFNMSNWDQKLLKYGQRFEKEMMDLSVNIPLERALDLGWEILADCFAPEETGIPTKMINEYWPKKG; from the coding sequence ATGCATAATGTGGCATACCATCGTATTGAACGCATCGCCGGTTCCGTGATTACGCTCCGCGCCGAAGGTGTAGCAAACCAGGAACTTGCCCAGGTGACAAGTTCGTTCGGAACATCACTTGCCCGCGTGATCCGTATTGACGGCGACATGGTGGACTTGCAGGTGTTCGCAGGTGCCCGCGGTATTTCCACCGACTCCGAAGTGCGCTTCCTTGGCGAACCGATGAAGGTCCCGTACAGCGAAGCCTTGCTTGGCCGCGTGTTTAACGGTGCAGGCAAGCCCCGCGACAACGGTCCCGAAGTGGATGGCGAACGCATTACTATCGGCGGCCCTTCCGTGAACCCCGCCAAGCGTATCATCCCGAAGACGATGGTGCGTACGGGTATCCCGATGATCGACGTGTTCAACACGCTCGTGGTTTCGCAGAAGCTCCCGATTTTCTCTATCGCCGGTGAACCCTACAACGAACTCTTGGCCCGCATTGCCTTGCAGGCCGAAGTGGATGTGATTATCCTCGGCGGCATGGGCCTGAAGCACGATGACTACCTGTACCTGAAGGACTTCCTCGAAAAGAACGGTGCCTTGAGCCGTACGGTGATGTTCATGCACACCGCCTCCGACCCGATCGTGGAATGCTTGCTCGTGCCGGATGCATCCCTCGCTGTGGCTGAAAAGTTCGCCACCGAAGGCAAGAACGTGCTCGTGCTCCTCACCGACATGACGAACTTTGCAGACGCCATGAAGGAAATCGCCATTACGATGGAACAGATTCCGTCGAACCGTGGTTATCCTGGCGACCTTTACTCTCAGTTGGCGAGCCGTTACGAAAAGGCTGTGGACTTTACCGACGCCGGTTCTATCACCATTCTTGCTGTGACGACCATGCCGGGCGACGACGTGACCCACCCGGTTCCGGACAACACCGGTTACATTACCGAAGGTCAGTTCTACCTGCGTAAGGGCCGTATCGAACCGTTCGGTTCTTTGAGCCGCTTGAAACAGCAGGTGAACGGTAAGACCCGTAGCGACCACCGTACCATCATGAACACCATGATTCAGCTGTACGCAAGCTACAAGGAAACTTTGGAAAAGCAGTCCATGGGCTTCAACATGAGTAACTGGGACCAGAAACTGTTGAAGTATGGCCAGCGTTTCGAAAAGGAAATGATGGACCTCTCCGTGAACATTCCGCTGGAACGTGCCTTGGACCTTGGCTGGGAAATCCTTGCCGACTGCTTCGCTCCTGAAGAAACCGGTATTCCGACCAAGATGATCAACGAATATTGGCCCAAGAAGGGGTAA
- a CDS encoding V-type ATP synthase subunit A — MASIGKIIGVNGNLIRVKFESAVSQNEVAYAKLTQKNKDGKSEVIPLKSEVIRIRGDYAELQVFEDTTGLKTGDEVEFTGELLSVELGPGLLTQVFDGLQNPLPKLAEECGFFLQRGKYLKALPRDKKWAFTPVAKVGDVVVAGDTLGTVPEGVFTHRIMVPFRLLGKWTVESVSAAGEFTVETVVAKLKNDKGETQDVSMVQTWPVKMPIKAYEERLRPSKPLTMQQRIIDTFFPVMQGGTFCTPGPFGAGKTVLQQLMSRYADVDIVILAACGERAGEVVETLREFPELIDPRTGKSLMERTLIICNTSSMPVAAREASVYTGVTLAEYYRQMGLNVLLLADSTSRWAQALREMSGRLEEIPGEEAFPAYLESVIAAFYERGGVVRLKDGSTGSVTICGSVSPAGGNFEEPVTQATLKVVGAFLGLSRERSDQRRFPAIHPLDSWSKYEGIIDSKKVAEARHILASGVDVNNMMKVVGEEGTSIDDFVIYLKSEYLDSVYLQQDAYNEIDAACSAERQKYVFDKVYTILKTPMKFSEKDVARTFFLKLTQSTKDWNRVKFDSQEFKDLEQSIFASVKEVSANA; from the coding sequence ATGGCTAGTATCGGAAAAATCATCGGCGTCAACGGTAACCTGATTCGCGTCAAGTTCGAAAGCGCCGTGTCCCAGAACGAAGTGGCGTATGCCAAGCTTACTCAGAAAAACAAGGACGGCAAGTCCGAAGTCATCCCCCTCAAGAGCGAAGTCATCCGTATCCGCGGTGACTACGCCGAACTCCAGGTGTTCGAAGACACCACGGGCTTAAAGACGGGTGACGAGGTGGAATTCACCGGCGAACTTTTGTCCGTAGAACTTGGCCCCGGCCTCTTGACCCAGGTCTTTGACGGTCTGCAGAACCCGCTCCCGAAGCTTGCCGAAGAATGCGGCTTCTTCCTGCAGCGCGGTAAGTACTTGAAGGCGCTCCCCCGCGACAAGAAGTGGGCGTTTACCCCGGTCGCGAAGGTGGGCGATGTGGTGGTCGCGGGCGATACGCTGGGCACCGTGCCCGAAGGCGTGTTCACGCACCGCATCATGGTGCCGTTCCGCCTGCTGGGCAAGTGGACTGTGGAATCGGTCTCTGCCGCTGGCGAATTCACTGTAGAAACTGTTGTCGCAAAGCTCAAGAACGACAAGGGCGAAACCCAGGACGTGAGCATGGTGCAGACCTGGCCGGTGAAGATGCCGATCAAGGCCTACGAAGAACGCCTGCGCCCGAGCAAGCCCCTCACCATGCAGCAGCGCATTATCGATACGTTCTTCCCCGTGATGCAGGGCGGTACGTTCTGTACGCCGGGCCCCTTCGGTGCCGGCAAGACGGTGCTCCAGCAGCTCATGAGCCGCTACGCCGACGTGGATATCGTGATCTTGGCCGCTTGCGGTGAACGTGCAGGTGAAGTGGTGGAAACCCTCCGCGAATTCCCTGAACTGATTGACCCGCGTACCGGCAAGTCCCTCATGGAACGTACGCTGATTATTTGTAACACGTCTTCGATGCCGGTGGCTGCCCGTGAAGCTTCCGTCTATACGGGCGTGACTCTCGCCGAATACTACCGCCAGATGGGCCTGAACGTGCTCCTGTTGGCTGACTCGACTTCCCGTTGGGCACAGGCTCTGCGTGAAATGAGCGGCCGTCTGGAAGAAATTCCGGGCGAAGAAGCCTTCCCGGCTTACCTCGAATCTGTGATTGCCGCCTTCTATGAACGCGGTGGCGTGGTTCGCCTCAAGGACGGCTCTACCGGTTCCGTGACGATTTGCGGTTCCGTATCGCCTGCAGGTGGTAACTTCGAAGAACCGGTGACCCAGGCTACCTTGAAGGTGGTGGGCGCATTCCTCGGCCTTAGCCGTGAACGTTCCGACCAGCGCCGCTTCCCGGCAATCCACCCGCTGGATTCCTGGTCCAAGTACGAAGGCATCATCGACAGCAAGAAGGTTGCCGAAGCCCGTCACATCCTCGCAAGCGGCGTGGATGTGAACAACATGATGAAGGTGGTGGGTGAAGAAGGTACCTCGATTGACGACTTCGTGATTTATCTGAAGTCCGAATACCTGGACTCCGTTTACCTGCAGCAGGACGCCTATAACGAAATCGACGCCGCCTGCTCCGCCGAACGCCAGAAGTACGTGTTCGACAAGGTTTACACCATCCTCAAGACCCCGATGAAGTTCAGCGAAAAGGACGTCGCCCGTACGTTCTTCCTCAAGCTCACTCAGTCGACGAAGGACTGGAACCGTGTCAAGTTCGATTCCCAGGAATTCAAGGACCTTGAACAAAGTATTTTTGCTTCCGTGAAGGAGGTTTCCGCTAATGCATAA
- a CDS encoding DUF2764 family protein produces the protein MSSPSYLMASLPMIEFGDPAPLSMEDFRHRCIGVLSEPELAALDALLDDGECEECDDEFVRAYKAHEIQMKNVSGRLRASAWGPDIRFTEKSFPGYDVAFAKMIQDAFAKSNPMEKEQDIDKARFWLVDSLAGVGEGTVKHVYAYAIKLKICERWARLSEQAGDAAVLNVINANDPAYASAAAQE, from the coding sequence ATGAGCAGTCCTTCTTACTTGATGGCATCTCTTCCGATGATTGAGTTCGGCGATCCAGCCCCGCTCAGTATGGAAGATTTTCGCCACCGCTGCATCGGCGTGCTGTCCGAGCCGGAACTTGCGGCTCTGGACGCGCTTCTGGATGACGGTGAATGCGAAGAGTGCGACGACGAGTTCGTGCGCGCCTACAAGGCCCACGAAATCCAGATGAAGAACGTTTCGGGCAGGCTCCGTGCAAGCGCATGGGGGCCCGATATCCGTTTTACGGAAAAGTCCTTCCCGGGTTACGATGTCGCTTTTGCCAAGATGATTCAAGATGCGTTTGCCAAGTCGAATCCTATGGAAAAAGAGCAGGATATCGACAAGGCCCGTTTCTGGCTTGTGGACTCGCTCGCGGGAGTGGGCGAGGGTACCGTCAAGCATGTTTACGCTTATGCGATCAAACTGAAGATTTGTGAACGTTGGGCGCGCCTCTCCGAACAAGCGGGCGACGCTGCCGTGTTGAATGTTATTAATGCAAACGATCCTGCATACGCCTCTGCGGCGGCACAGGAATGA
- a CDS encoding ATPase, translating to MAEDLQYLMERIQKDAVDKAENEAAAIIAKAKEKAADIVKAAEAEASARLEKADKDAEAFTERSERTLEQSARDLLLSVGKNLEKMIMDLLNLEVEKSLDESTVKSMLLTVAKSYTSDIEVDFSDADARKLSSFVMGEFKKQLSAGVKVESDKGVKFGFRIKLDGGKVTHEFTEAAMADALSALLRPQLARVVNAAAQAK from the coding sequence ATGGCAGAAGACTTGCAATACCTTATGGAACGCATCCAGAAAGATGCTGTCGATAAAGCAGAAAACGAGGCGGCGGCTATCATTGCCAAGGCCAAGGAAAAGGCGGCCGATATCGTGAAGGCTGCCGAGGCCGAAGCGTCCGCCCGTCTGGAAAAGGCCGACAAGGACGCCGAAGCGTTCACGGAACGTAGCGAACGCACTCTTGAACAGTCCGCTCGCGACCTTTTGCTTTCGGTAGGCAAGAATCTCGAAAAGATGATTATGGACCTGTTGAACCTCGAGGTGGAGAAGTCCCTGGACGAATCCACCGTCAAGAGCATGCTCCTCACGGTAGCCAAGTCCTATACCTCCGACATCGAGGTGGATTTCTCCGACGCCGATGCCCGTAAGCTCAGCTCCTTCGTGATGGGCGAGTTCAAGAAGCAGCTTTCCGCCGGCGTCAAGGTCGAAAGCGACAAGGGTGTCAAGTTCGGCTTCCGCATCAAGCTCGATGGCGGCAAGGTCACCCACGAATTTACAGAAGCTGCAATGGCCGACGCTCTTTCGGCCCTGCTCCGTCCGCAACTTGCCAGAGTGGTAAACGCTGCCGCACAGGCGAAGTAA
- a CDS encoding Mur ligase, which produces MESYFFIGVAGVGMSAIAQYLVGKGVSISGSDRQFGAAEKPLVMTQLEECGVKCFPQDGSGVVAGLSAVVVSTAIEDSNPDLKRAKELGIPVMHRSEMLAKISKEAKTIAVSGTSGKSTVTAMIYHILQYAGLQPSVMTGAGLVNLQKEGKIGNAVSGKGEWLVVEADESDGTLVRYEPEIGLILNVDKDHKELSELQEIFLKFSHNILDNGKILIVNDAHPLAKKFSAGREFDFGFENYVGVQGTDFKSVGTSIQFRVRHNAELVKFVVPLPGKHNMENALAATAAALRAGVTLHTCADALATFPGVFRRHQILGTFNGVTLVDDFAHNPAKIAASIRSAQDFTEGRVIAWFQPHGFGPTRFLRKDLVEFIAKTLRPKDFDDDRENDVMFFSEIYYAGGTVTRDISAGDLADDLLLKGCEAIYIADRTECAKKMVEYAQPGDTILLMGARDPSLQAYAQYVQKLLENR; this is translated from the coding sequence ATGGAATCTTACTTTTTTATCGGTGTTGCGGGCGTGGGCATGAGTGCCATCGCCCAGTATTTGGTTGGCAAGGGTGTTTCTATTAGCGGTTCGGACCGCCAGTTCGGTGCGGCAGAAAAGCCGCTTGTGATGACTCAGCTCGAAGAATGTGGCGTCAAGTGCTTTCCGCAAGACGGCTCGGGCGTTGTCGCGGGCCTCTCTGCAGTGGTGGTGAGTACCGCCATCGAAGATTCGAATCCGGACCTCAAGCGCGCCAAGGAACTGGGAATCCCGGTAATGCACCGCAGCGAAATGCTCGCGAAGATTTCGAAAGAGGCGAAGACCATCGCCGTTTCGGGCACCAGCGGAAAGTCCACCGTGACCGCCATGATTTACCACATTCTGCAATATGCGGGCCTCCAGCCGTCGGTCATGACGGGGGCGGGCCTCGTGAACTTGCAGAAAGAAGGCAAGATCGGTAACGCCGTGTCCGGTAAGGGTGAATGGCTCGTGGTCGAAGCGGACGAAAGCGATGGAACGCTGGTGCGCTACGAACCCGAAATCGGCCTGATTCTGAATGTGGACAAGGATCACAAGGAATTGAGCGAACTCCAGGAAATCTTCCTTAAGTTCAGCCACAACATTCTCGATAACGGCAAGATTCTGATTGTAAACGATGCGCATCCGCTGGCCAAGAAGTTCAGCGCCGGTCGCGAATTCGATTTTGGCTTTGAAAATTACGTAGGCGTGCAGGGCACGGACTTCAAGTCAGTCGGCACGTCCATTCAGTTCCGCGTGCGCCACAATGCAGAACTCGTGAAGTTCGTGGTGCCGCTCCCGGGCAAGCACAATATGGAAAATGCCCTGGCCGCAACGGCTGCCGCCCTCCGCGCAGGGGTAACGCTACATACTTGCGCCGACGCCCTTGCGACATTCCCCGGCGTGTTCCGTCGCCACCAGATTTTAGGGACTTTCAACGGCGTGACTCTGGTGGATGACTTCGCGCATAATCCGGCAAAGATTGCCGCCAGCATTAGGAGCGCCCAGGACTTTACCGAGGGCCGCGTCATCGCCTGGTTCCAGCCTCACGGCTTTGGCCCCACGAGATTCTTGCGCAAAGACCTTGTGGAATTTATCGCCAAGACGCTTCGCCCCAAGGACTTTGACGACGACCGTGAAAACGACGTGATGTTCTTCAGCGAAATCTATTACGCCGGCGGCACCGTCACCCGCGACATCAGCGCCGGTGACCTTGCCGATGACCTCCTGCTCAAGGGCTGTGAAGCCATCTACATCGCCGACCGCACCGAATGCGCCAAGAAAATGGTGGAATACGCCCAGCCCGGCGACACGATTCTGCTGATGGGTGCGAGAGATCCGAGTTTGCAGGCCTATGCACAATATGTGCAGAAACTTCTCGAAAACCGGTGA